One genomic segment of Octopus sinensis linkage group LG22, ASM634580v1, whole genome shotgun sequence includes these proteins:
- the LOC115223326 gene encoding elongation factor Ts, mitochondrial isoform X2 gives MLITTRTSLMAKAMQLLYQGQLFHSSCLRAASVDKKLLSALRKKTGFTFVNCKKALEKFGSDIEQAEAWLKEQAQKEGWQKALKLQGRQMSQGLVAVMLRENSATMIELNCETDFVARNEKFQELVKNLSTCCQDYFNNSAQNKMLLNKEQVNQIVHGSNSLGDKVAKEVGNIGENMALRRAAYLQTALSPSTWLGSYVHSTQGLAKVTDCAVGKFAAIVTIKPTSDEVPEQNVVEAGQRLAQHIVGMNPTKVGNPDCDEPHADKDQENVLIFQEFLLDSSKTVGQYLSDMSITVQDFVRFECGEVLAEEESNKETVATAAASSS, from the exons ATGCTTATAACAACAAGGACTTCATTAATGGCTAAAGCTATGCAGCTGCTGTACCAAGGCCAGTTATTCCATTCTTCTTGCCTGCGGGCAGCAAGTGTTGATAAGAAGCTTCTTAGTGCCCTGCGGAAGAAAACTGGGTTTACATTTGTGAATTGCAAGAAAGCTTTGGAGAAATTTGGAAGTGATATTGAGCAG GCAGAAGCATGGTTGAAAGAACAAGCTCAGAAGGAAGGTTGGCAGAAAGCTTTGAAACTTCAAGGGCGGCAGATGTCTCAGGGTCTTGTCGCAGTGATGCTACGAGAGAATTCTGCTACCATGATAGAG ttgaattGTGAAACTGATTTTGTTGCTCGGAATGAAAAGTTCCAAGAACTTGTCAAAAATCTGTCAACATGTTGCCAAGACTATTTCAATAATTCTGCACAAAATAAA ATGTTACTGAATAAAGAGCAGGTGAACCAAATCGTTCATGGATCAAACTCTTTAGGGGACAAGGTCGCTAAAGAGGTTGGTAACATAGGAGAAAACATGGCTCTCCGAAGAGCAGCTTACCTCCAGACAGCATTATCACCATCCACCTGGCTAGGGTCATACGTACACTCAACACAAG GTTTAGCTAAAGTAACAGACTGCGCCGTTGGTAAATTTGCTGCCATCGTTACAATTAAACCAACGTCGGATGAAGTGCCTGAGCAGAACGTGGTAGAAGCAGGGCAGCGTTTGGCGCAACACATTGTCGGTATGAACCCTACCAAGGTCGGAAATCCCGATTGCGATGAACCACACGCAGACAAGGACCAAGAGAATGTTCTGATCTTCCAGGAGTTCCTGCTCGACAGTAGCAAGACTGTCGGACAATACTTGTCAGATATGTCGATAACGGTTCAGGACTTTGTTCGCTTTGAGTGTGGTGAGGTTCTTGCTGAAGAGGAGAGCAACAAGGAGACTGTGGCCACAGCTGCTGCTAGTAGTAGTTAA
- the LOC115223326 gene encoding elongation factor Ts, mitochondrial isoform X1 — translation MQAITSQQGLEFLYFVDSPKGEMLITTRTSLMAKAMQLLYQGQLFHSSCLRAASVDKKLLSALRKKTGFTFVNCKKALEKFGSDIEQAEAWLKEQAQKEGWQKALKLQGRQMSQGLVAVMLRENSATMIELNCETDFVARNEKFQELVKNLSTCCQDYFNNSAQNKMLLNKEQVNQIVHGSNSLGDKVAKEVGNIGENMALRRAAYLQTALSPSTWLGSYVHSTQGLAKVTDCAVGKFAAIVTIKPTSDEVPEQNVVEAGQRLAQHIVGMNPTKVGNPDCDEPHADKDQENVLIFQEFLLDSSKTVGQYLSDMSITVQDFVRFECGEVLAEEESNKETVATAAASSS, via the exons ATGCAAGCCATCACATCACAACAAGGACTGGAATTTTT GTACTTTGTTGACTCACCTAAAGGGGAAATGCTTATAACAACAAGGACTTCATTAATGGCTAAAGCTATGCAGCTGCTGTACCAAGGCCAGTTATTCCATTCTTCTTGCCTGCGGGCAGCAAGTGTTGATAAGAAGCTTCTTAGTGCCCTGCGGAAGAAAACTGGGTTTACATTTGTGAATTGCAAGAAAGCTTTGGAGAAATTTGGAAGTGATATTGAGCAG GCAGAAGCATGGTTGAAAGAACAAGCTCAGAAGGAAGGTTGGCAGAAAGCTTTGAAACTTCAAGGGCGGCAGATGTCTCAGGGTCTTGTCGCAGTGATGCTACGAGAGAATTCTGCTACCATGATAGAG ttgaattGTGAAACTGATTTTGTTGCTCGGAATGAAAAGTTCCAAGAACTTGTCAAAAATCTGTCAACATGTTGCCAAGACTATTTCAATAATTCTGCACAAAATAAA ATGTTACTGAATAAAGAGCAGGTGAACCAAATCGTTCATGGATCAAACTCTTTAGGGGACAAGGTCGCTAAAGAGGTTGGTAACATAGGAGAAAACATGGCTCTCCGAAGAGCAGCTTACCTCCAGACAGCATTATCACCATCCACCTGGCTAGGGTCATACGTACACTCAACACAAG GTTTAGCTAAAGTAACAGACTGCGCCGTTGGTAAATTTGCTGCCATCGTTACAATTAAACCAACGTCGGATGAAGTGCCTGAGCAGAACGTGGTAGAAGCAGGGCAGCGTTTGGCGCAACACATTGTCGGTATGAACCCTACCAAGGTCGGAAATCCCGATTGCGATGAACCACACGCAGACAAGGACCAAGAGAATGTTCTGATCTTCCAGGAGTTCCTGCTCGACAGTAGCAAGACTGTCGGACAATACTTGTCAGATATGTCGATAACGGTTCAGGACTTTGTTCGCTTTGAGTGTGGTGAGGTTCTTGCTGAAGAGGAGAGCAACAAGGAGACTGTGGCCACAGCTGCTGCTAGTAGTAGTTAA